In Candidatus Electrothrix scaldis, the genomic window GGGCACCTGTTCTGCCGCTTCTGTTTGTGACTGCATCACATAACGCAGCACCCCGGCAACGTCCATGTCTTCTGCAAAGCTGATGCGCAGCTCACCGGAATCAGAGCCTGCTGTCGTACTGCCGCCATCCGGGCCGGAACCCATGCGCACCGAGCCGAAAACAATATCCTCCTCCCCGCTGTACCGATGCAGAAAGATGCTGAATGCTGCCTGCAGCACTGTGGATATCCCTGTCTTTTCCTGTTCGGCAAAGGTCTGTATCCGGCGAGTCAGCTCCGGATCAGGAAGAAAAGTCTCCGCAGCCCGGACAGAGGAGGATACCGGCGGGCGGGGATAATCCGGCGCAAGCTCCGGCCCCGGCAGATTCGTATATGATGATTCTGCAGCAGAACCGCTGTTCACTGCGGATTCTTCCTTGTTCCGGGAAGAAATATTTGTGTCTGATAAAGAGATTCCTGCTTCCATTGCACTCTCTGTTATATTTTGGAAAAATTCTGTGCAGCCTGCGCCTCATCAAGGGCCTTTTTCAGCGCACCGACGAGTTTCGGAAAGAGGGGATCCTCAAAGATTTCCAGATGACTGCCTTCAATGACCCGACTATCAACCTCGGCTGCAAAATCCTCCCATCGTTTAACGGATCGATACTGTTCCCCCTGACGTTCCATGATATGCGCTTCGCTGTTTTCAAAAATTGTAATCTTACCCGGATAGAACTCTGGAAGATAATTATCCATCGCCGCAGTGTGCGCTGCCAGAACATATTCGGGCCTGTTGTCCTGCCGCAGAATTTTACTTTTTATCATCAGGAAGTTATTCCGTATTCTGTAGTAGCGACTATGGACAAAAAAATTCATCAGAGCAGAGGTCAGCTGACCGTATCCGGCATAATAATACAACTTCCGCAGATAGTAACCTGTTTTTTCAAGAATATTTCTTTCCAATAGAGGAAAGGACGGATCAGGGGGATCCAGCATGGCCGCCAAGCCTACCGCACATTTTTGCGCCCGAAGCTGACATGCCATCTCGAACACCACATGAGCACCAAAACACGGGCCACCAAAATAGTAAGGCCCTTCCGGCTGAACCTTCCGAATATTATCTATATAGTATTTTGCCAGTTCTTCGATACTGTCATGAGGAATTTCTTCCTCTTCAAAACCGAGAGGCTGTAAACCGTATACGGGTTGATCTCTTCCCAAGTATTGTGCATAGGGAATACCGTTTAATGCAGTACATCCTCCCGGAGGAACATAAAAAAAAGGAGGTTTAGAGCCTTCAGGCTGAATGAGGACCATGGCCGCGCTTCGGGATAATGTGCAACTATCCTCTCGAAGCAATTCAGCCAGGCTCTTTACTGTAGGTGTCTTAAATAGCAGCAACAACGGAAGACGTTTGCCAAACGTTCTTTCAATCTCCGCAAAAAGAGCAGCAGCCAGCAGAGAATTGCCGCCCAGATCAAAAAAGTTATCATGTACACCGATCTGTTTTATGTGTAATATCTTTTCCCAAAGAAAAACCAACTGTTTTTCCAGGGCATCCTGCGGAGCTGCATAGTCAGCTTGCTGCCCGATCAGTTTGGGCTCCGGCAAAGCCCGGCGGTCAACTTTGCCGTTGGAGGTCAGAGGAAAGGCGTCAAGAAAAACAAAAGTAGCAGGTACCATATAATCCGGCAGTGCTTTTTTAAGGAACTCTCGTAACTCGCTACTTTTGGGACGGTATACGGAGGAGACTGTATAAGCGGCCAGCCGTTTATCGCCTGCAGGAGTTCCGAACGCAAGGACAACTGCCTGATCAACTTCCGGATGCCTTTCCAGGGTATTCTCAATCTCTGCAAGTTCTATCCGGTTGCCCCGGATTTTGATCTGATGGTCAATCCGGCCCAGGAATTCAATCTCTCCATCAGGCTGATAACGGGCCAGATCACCGGTTTTATACATTCTTGTATTCTGCTCTCCGCTAAAGGTATCCGGCAGAAAGCTCGCAGCCGTGATATCAGGACGATTGAGATAGCCTCGCGCAACTCCGACTCCGCCGATATACAGCTCTCCGGTTACACCCACCGGGACTGGCTGCTGGAAACGGTCAAGAATATAAATCTGCGTATTACTGATCGGGCGACCAATAGTCGGCTTTTGATCTGTGTCGGCATATGCGATGGCCGTGGCAATAACCGTCGCTTCCGTCGGACCGTAGGTGTTGAAAAATTTCCGGTTCTGCGACCATTCCCGGACCAGCTCCTGGGTGCAGACATCTCCTCCGACAATGACCGCCTGCAAATCAGGCAGAACTTCTCCGGAGATGGTGGCCAGGGCCGGGGGGACAATATCAATATGGGTGATCTTATACTGCAGCAGAAGTTCCTTGAGTTCGGCACCCAGGCGGGATGATTCCGGCGGGATCAGGCAGAGCCGTGCTCCGGCGCAGAGTGAGGTTATAATGTCTGAGATTGACGGATCAAAACTGAGAGAAGCGAACTGCAGATATCGACTAGTCGGCTGGACATCAAAGAGACGAATCTGGTACTGTGCCAGATTGCACAGGCCCTGATGCGGAACAAGCACCCCCTTGGGTCTGCCAGTTGAGCCGGAAGTATACATAATATAGGCCAGATTGGCGGGCTGAACCTTGCCGGACGGATTTGCTCCGCTTTCCGCAACAATGCTGTCCCAATCCGTATCCAGACAAAGCATCTGCCCCTGATATTCCGGCAAAGCAGCCTGCAGATGCTTCTGCGTCAGCAGCACCGGAACTTGGGAATTCTCCAGCATATAGGCAATCCGTTCATCAGGATAGGTCGGATCAATGGGTACATAAGCGGCACCTGCTTTCAGAATGCCTAGGATGCCGATCACCATTTCCAAGGAGCGTTCAATGGAGATCCCCACCGGAGTATCCGGCTCTACGGCCAGTTTCTGCAGATAATGCGCCAGTTGATTCGCCCGGCGGTTCAGTTCCTGATAGGTCAGTTCCCGGTCCTGAAACATCACAGCGACCGCATCAGGTGTCTTCTCCGCCTGTTCCTCAAAGAGATGATGAATGCATTGCCCCTGCGGGTACTCAACCTCCGTGCTATTCCATTCAACCAGCACCTGATGCAGTTCTTCTTCAGTAAGGAATGGAATCCGAGCGATCTGCTGCTGAGAATCTTTCAGAATATTTGAAAGCAGTTTCTTAAAGTTCCCTAGAAAACGTTCCGCTGTACTGCGGGAGAACAGTCCGGCATTATAATCAAAGGTGACCCGCAGAAGGTCTCCCTGTTCTCCTGCAAGCACTGCCAGATCGCACCGACTCCAGTATTCCCGGTATGGTTCCGCTTTATTATCCGATGAATTATCCGGGGAAGGCTCGGCCTTATACAGCACCAGCATCATCTGACAGGATGCTGCTGGTTTTTTTTCAGCCTTTTTCTGCGCCAGCTGAACTATCTGCAACAGTCTATCAACCTGCAAATCATCCTCAAGCCGGGTACAGAGGGAGAGTGCCGAATGATTCGGATTATTCTGAGTAGTGATGTCTACCGTATTAATAACGATATCATGCTGGCCGGTATAGCGGTATAAAAAGACCTGAAAGACGGCAGGCAGCAGAACAGACAGACAGACCTTTTCCTGCGCACAGAACTGGTTGATCCGATGGGTCAGTTCCGGCTCCGGCGTAAATGATATCCTGTCCCGGACAAATGGAGAAGCAGTTGAACGGGGGAAATCGGCAGGAAGTTCCTGAACCGGCTGAAAAGTATTTTCCTTGTCAGATAAAGGTATGGTTGTACTCATTTTGTCCTGTAATTATGGGCAGGCATCTGGTAATAGGCAGATTGACTAATTGACATGTATCGAAAAAAATAGCTGGAGTGGTTACCAGATTTCAGTTTTCTGCTGACAACAATTTATGTTCCGGCAGAGAAAAATTATTTTCACGGTGTATCTGCTCAATCAGGGGAGGCTGATTTGTTGTCTCAAGATTGTTTTTCATGGCCTGGACAATACCAAGATAGAACCATATATTATGTGAAAAAAGAGAATACTCGAAGAGGGTCCTATGATGCAGAAGCCAGCCGATCCAGCCACATAGAAATCCGATAGCTAAGTATGAATATGATGGTTCGGTGTTGTTCAACCCTACAGAGATATGTTGTATTATAATAAATAGTAACAAGATAATAAAGATAATTGCTGCGGGAACTCCAAGTTCTGCTGCCACAAGCATATACTCATTATGTACGGGCATCGGAAAATGCCAACTCGCACCTAGCTCAGAAATATCGTATTTATGAATTACAGAGCAATAATTATTTAAACCAACTCCGAGCCAGTAGTTATTGACTATGATATTATTACAAATAACTTTAAGGTGGTGTCGAATTTCGAGCCCGCTACCTCGATCATCTTCGAAAATTCTGTTTCTAACCGATGGTATTAGTGCTATAGCACTGAGGGCTATTCCGCTTATTAGAGCGATGACTAAAAATGCTGATAGTATGCGCTGTCCGGTTTGTTTGACTCTGCACCAATAAACACTTATAGTCCCGCCTAAAATTAATGATGCCCATGCGCTTCTTGAATAAGTCAACATGATTGCGGAACACATCAGCAGGAGAGGAAAAATCCTCAGAACTTTAATTATTCTGGAAGCTGGAACAAATAACAAAGCGATATTTATTTCTATAATAAAAGCAAGGAACAAAGCAAGCTTGTTGGCATGTCCAATGGTTCCACCCACTCTTGTAATACTTGCTACGCCAGCCTCTGTTGAGAAGACATCAACTTCACCCAGTATTTGCAGACCGATAGCTCCTCCATTGAGGTACTGTGCCATGGCAATCAATGCCTGAAGACTACCGTTCAGCAGGAAAATTCCTACCAGCATCAGGATGGTTCGGCGTTCTTTGAGGTTGTTGGCAAGGTAGAGAAAAAGTATCAAATTTTTAAGAACAAGAAGCAATGCTCCTGCCTTGATAACTGGCTCGACCGGTCTGCCGATCCAGCTAGTGATGCAAAAGACAACTATTGTCAGGTACGGAATAGTCATCCAGAGATGCAGCCGAATTTTTTCTTTTTTCAAGATCAACCGTATGAGCCAGAATAACAGGATCAGAGCCAAAGGAAAATCAATCGCTCTGATTTGGAAGCCCTCAAGCAGCCGGTAAAAAGGAGCTGGATTGTATCCAAATGGATGTATTGTAAGATTGATCGGCAGTAATATTGCGGAAAAATACAGGAGAAATTTTTCCCGATCCGGGATAACAAGCAGTCCTATTGCTCCGATCAGGACGAGCAGCAACATATTCTCCCACTTTCCACCCAGTTCAGCAGCCTGAATAACCCCGCGGGAAACGAAAATTCCGATTAAAAAAATAAAAAAAAGTTCAAATAAAAATCGATTGTTAGAGCGATCAAAGACGGATCTCATTTTTCCGAAAGTAAAAACGGAGTTAGAAGATATAGCGGTAAATCCACTGTGGTATAAAATATTTTCTTTTATTTAAAAAACTGCCTAGAAGGTTTGCTTCCTGAATATTTAGCTGTTGAACCAGCTCTTCTAGCACCTCGAACCGACTTCTGTTGGCTTGGGCAACAAGAATAACACCGTCTACTTTTGCGGATAGCATCCAGGTATGACTGGATTTTAAAGCCGGAGCCGAGTCCAGCAGCACAATATCGTAATACTCTCTCACCTCGTCAAGCAGTTGTTTGAATGAAGGAAGGCTGAAAGGGGATAATATTTCATCCTCTAGATGACTGAAAGTAATTATGTCCAGATTGGGGAGAAAAGTAGGTCGGACAATATCAACCAGCGGGGATCTTCCGAGAAGGTACTTCATCAAGCCGTTTGACGGGGCGTGATTGAAAGCAAAATGTAAAGTCGGTCTTTCAAGATGCGCATCAATAATCAAAATCTGCCGGTCAGGCATACTCCGTCCAAGGATCAAGCCGAGATTGAAAGTGACTGTCGATGTGCCAACTTTCGCATCCGTCCCAGTCATCAGAAATGTTTTATATTGCAGCGTCTCATGAAAAAGAACGATTTTATTGGCGAATGACCTGAATACTTCTAATACATGAGGATATCTGTCCGGTTCCCGCATCCAGAGTGCTGGAAGGTCGCGATACTTTCTCAGTTTTTTTCGATTACTGGAAAAACTGGATCTCTTCCGACCGTAATCGTACTCTTCTCTTGGAGGATAAAACAAAAAATCGTAGTCCATATTTTATCATACTGAAAAATGCCTGTATCGTCATTCCGAAAGAAAACAGACCAGATACAACAGCAGCATGAATCTGTTGAACCCGTGCTCCGTTAAGGCTATTTTTTAGGGGTTACTCTTTCCAAACTAGATCGACAGATTGGACAGTTGCATACGACTAACCCTAATTCTGTTAGGTACCCCCCCGGCTTTGCCGGGGGACTCCAGCAGTTTGACAATTCCTGCAAAAAAAGAAGCCTCCTAACTTGTGGGTCGGTCAAAGTCACAAGAAATGAGGTATTATCAATAAGATAAAAAGTCTAAGTCACTCGTATGTTGATATCGATTCCACCGAAGCATGCGGTATGTCAGGTTGTAGGATATATAAAAGGTAAGAGTGCGATACATATAGCCCGTACATATCTCGGCCAACGTCGGAATTACGGAGGTATGAGTTTTTGGGCGCGAGGATATTTTGTCTCGACCGTCGGAGCTGATGAAGATGTTGTTCGAACGTACATCCGAGAACAGAAAAAGGAAGATAAACATTTAGACCAGCTTTCATTATTTAAATAAGCGACCACCGAATGGTGGTCAGTTAATCTTTTAAGTAACATGATATGTACGTCACTGTTACTTCGAGGTTTGGTCCCGGGCGCAGGCCGGGGAGCGCTTTTTAATACACCGCTTTGAGCGGTCCATATTTAAAGCCACCGGCTTGGCCGGTGGATACTTACTTTTTGATTTTACGAAGCACTACTTGTTCCCAATATTGAGTTATCGGGATCAATATCTTGATTTTTTCAAAAGAACTTCTCCTGCTTTGTGGTCTGAACCAAACCTGAAAGCAACAGTGAACCATAATGTCATGTTACTTAGAAGCGAATATAATGAAGTGTTCATGCCCGTCAGTTAAATGTTGCAGCAGCACGAGATGAAAAGCAGAGTTTTTAAAATGAATTATCTGTCACGGACAATACCTATTGATGAAAGCATATGCGCTCCTGCGAAACGGTCCAAGTCTTCAGGCCGTTTAACCGTGTGGTCCAAGTAAAATGCAGCAAGAGCAGCTCCAATTGCCGCAATGATACCTGCCGGAAGAGAAAGGAGCAACCTAGCTTTGACGTTAGGAAAGGCAGGTTTAGAAGGCTCGGTAGGCCAATTAGAAACAAATACATTGGCTGCTCTGGCTTTCTCCCGTTCTTCGATAATGCGTGCTTCTTCAAGTTTCTCTGTATATATCTTTTTATTGTGCTTATAGCCCTGAAGTCTTTCAGTCAGTCTGGATCGACCTATTTGTTTTTCCTGGAATAGCTTAATTTCAGTTTTAATACGATCACGTTGCGTTACTAATATTTTTTCTTTGTTACGCAAAGCATTCAGATCAAGTTCCAAGCCGTTTAGTAACTGTTTTTGCGTTTCAAGCATTTTGTCTCTGATCTGTTTTGTTTGCTGAGCGGTTTCTTGATACTCAGGGGATGACTTCGGATATAGAGACTCAATCCTTTCCTGTTCCAGAAGGAGCGGCATATATATTTTGGCAAGCTCCGTCAGAAGTTGGCTACTGCGGTAGTCCGTGTTCATAATAGTAAGCTTTCCATGATCAGCTAAATCTTTTTGAAACGCAGCAATCTTTGCCTGCTGTTCAGCAATATTTGATCGCAGGTGGCCTAGGTCATATTCAAGCTGCTCAATCATTTTAACGGAAAAAGAAGTCTGTGAATCAGGGCTTACAATAAAGTAACTTCTGTCGTATTTTTGAAGCTGTTCCTCAAGCTCAAAAATTCTTTTTTCGTAGAATTTGACTTGTTGACTGTGAAATCCTACACTACCGGGCGGTCTGTGCGCCTCAATATGCCGATCAATATAGCATTCCAGAAACATTTTTAAGATTTTTGTAATTTTTTTCGGATCCTCCCCTTGCTTTGTCACCTGAATCATATTGGACATACCGACTGCAGTAATATCCAGACTGCTTCGAATATTATTGATAATTTTGTCTTCACGGGATGCTTCGAATTCAATCCCCCATTTGAGCAGCAGTTTTTTAGTTTTTGATTCTTTCTGATTATTCTTTTTTCCTTTCGGGGTATTGTTATTTTTTTTTGTAAGGTATCCCATTCGTTGCGCAACTTCCCGCATTATTGCTTTTGAGGACATAAGCTTAATTTCCGTGTTCACATCTTCCTGCGAGACCGGAGAAACTGAAAAACGTTCCGTCTGCGTTGATAGCCGTGAGTCCACGATAGGACGAATTAAAACAGCGGCGGAGACTTGGTAAACCGGAGTGGTTTTCATTGTTTTCACGGCAATAAGTACAACGACCATCAAAAAAACACCAATCATTACATGCAGCTTGGAAAAGAATATAAAGAGGATGTCCCGAGGGGACACCTTCATGCTGTCCGAAAGTGTTCTTTTCAACTCATCCATTCTATTCTATTTGTTCACCTCCGAGCGAGTAGGATGCTGAGAAATGTACTGGAATGAGATTCATAATGGAGTCCATGACCAAGGCGGCCTGTGACAGCTTAGTTTTCGGGACAAAAATAATGTCATATTGCCTGATAAACGGATCCGAGGTCATATCGCCTCTTCCAATAATATTATCCATGTCAATGAGACGGGCAGTTGGCTTTCCATCTTTACCCCGTCGGATAAGAACAATCTGATGAGTATTTGCTTGGGACGAAAAACCACCAGCTTCGGCGATGAGCTGAGTTAATGTACGGGGACCAGACAATTGATAAAAACTGGCCTGCTCAATTTCTCCCATTATATATACCCTATTGGAATGCGCCTTGAGCATCGCCACAGTAATACTGATATTTTTAACAAATTTTCGGTATTTTTTTTCCACTGTCTGACTCAGTTCAGCGCAAGTTTTATTTTTTGCTTTTATATCATTAATATAAGGAAGAGATATTTTTCCATCCGGTCGCACGAGCACCTGCCTTGATTGTCCTCTGGTCGTTGTTCGCACAGCTGCCTTCAGGTTTTCCACTTTAACGTTAAATTCAATCACTTCTACGGTAACAACCGGCTTTTTGAGGGTTGTTTTGTATAAGTCTGTAATGTGTGCGGCGAGTGATTTCGGTGTTCTGTCAAGTGCTTTCACATCTCCCACACGGGCGAGTGTGATAAAACCGTCAGGCCTGACTCGTACTGTTTTATTTAATCCCGGGTAATAATAGAACTCAATTCGAAGAGTGTCTTCTGTATCTATTTGATATTCCGAAATAGAACTTCC contains:
- a CDS encoding CpsD/CapB family tyrosine-protein kinase → MDYDFLFYPPREEYDYGRKRSSFSSNRKKLRKYRDLPALWMREPDRYPHVLEVFRSFANKIVLFHETLQYKTFLMTGTDAKVGTSTVTFNLGLILGRSMPDRQILIIDAHLERPTLHFAFNHAPSNGLMKYLLGRSPLVDIVRPTFLPNLDIITFSHLEDEILSPFSLPSFKQLLDEVREYYDIVLLDSAPALKSSHTWMLSAKVDGVILVAQANRSRFEVLEELVQQLNIQEANLLGSFLNKRKYFIPQWIYRYIF
- a CDS encoding amino acid adenylation domain-containing protein, whose amino-acid sequence is MSTTIPLSDKENTFQPVQELPADFPRSTASPFVRDRISFTPEPELTHRINQFCAQEKVCLSVLLPAVFQVFLYRYTGQHDIVINTVDITTQNNPNHSALSLCTRLEDDLQVDRLLQIVQLAQKKAEKKPAASCQMMLVLYKAEPSPDNSSDNKAEPYREYWSRCDLAVLAGEQGDLLRVTFDYNAGLFSRSTAERFLGNFKKLLSNILKDSQQQIARIPFLTEEELHQVLVEWNSTEVEYPQGQCIHHLFEEQAEKTPDAVAVMFQDRELTYQELNRRANQLAHYLQKLAVEPDTPVGISIERSLEMVIGILGILKAGAAYVPIDPTYPDERIAYMLENSQVPVLLTQKHLQAALPEYQGQMLCLDTDWDSIVAESGANPSGKVQPANLAYIMYTSGSTGRPKGVLVPHQGLCNLAQYQIRLFDVQPTSRYLQFASLSFDPSISDIITSLCAGARLCLIPPESSRLGAELKELLLQYKITHIDIVPPALATISGEVLPDLQAVIVGGDVCTQELVREWSQNRKFFNTYGPTEATVIATAIAYADTDQKPTIGRPISNTQIYILDRFQQPVPVGVTGELYIGGVGVARGYLNRPDITAASFLPDTFSGEQNTRMYKTGDLARYQPDGEIEFLGRIDHQIKIRGNRIELAEIENTLERHPEVDQAVVLAFGTPAGDKRLAAYTVSSVYRPKSSELREFLKKALPDYMVPATFVFLDAFPLTSNGKVDRRALPEPKLIGQQADYAAPQDALEKQLVFLWEKILHIKQIGVHDNFFDLGGNSLLAAALFAEIERTFGKRLPLLLLFKTPTVKSLAELLREDSCTLSRSAAMVLIQPEGSKPPFFYVPPGGCTALNGIPYAQYLGRDQPVYGLQPLGFEEEEIPHDSIEELAKYYIDNIRKVQPEGPYYFGGPCFGAHVVFEMACQLRAQKCAVGLAAMLDPPDPSFPLLERNILEKTGYYLRKLYYYAGYGQLTSALMNFFVHSRYYRIRNNFLMIKSKILRQDNRPEYVLAAHTAAMDNYLPEFYPGKITIFENSEAHIMERQGEQYRSVKRWEDFAAEVDSRVIEGSHLEIFEDPLFPKLVGALKKALDEAQAAQNFSKI
- a CDS encoding O-antigen ligase family protein; protein product: MRSVFDRSNNRFLFELFFIFLIGIFVSRGVIQAAELGGKWENMLLLVLIGAIGLLVIPDREKFLLYFSAILLPINLTIHPFGYNPAPFYRLLEGFQIRAIDFPLALILLFWLIRLILKKEKIRLHLWMTIPYLTIVVFCITSWIGRPVEPVIKAGALLLVLKNLILFLYLANNLKERRTILMLVGIFLLNGSLQALIAMAQYLNGGAIGLQILGEVDVFSTEAGVASITRVGGTIGHANKLALFLAFIIEINIALLFVPASRIIKVLRIFPLLLMCSAIMLTYSRSAWASLILGGTISVYWCRVKQTGQRILSAFLVIALISGIALSAIALIPSVRNRIFEDDRGSGLEIRHHLKVICNNIIVNNYWLGVGLNNYCSVIHKYDISELGASWHFPMPVHNEYMLVAAELGVPAAIIFIILLLFIIIQHISVGLNNTEPSYSYLAIGFLCGWIGWLLHHRTLFEYSLFSHNIWFYLGIVQAMKNNLETTNQPPLIEQIHRENNFSLPEHKLLSAEN
- a CDS encoding polysaccharide biosynthesis/export family protein, which encodes MKRVIKKLDLFLPFILILLSSLLVSCGEPKIDTHHVNFMEVPDKPMIPADYLIGQGDELEVLYYIDPGSSISEYQIDTEDTLRIEFYYYPGLNKTVRVRPDGFITLARVGDVKALDRTPKSLAAHITDLYKTTLKKPVVTVEVIEFNVKVENLKAAVRTTTRGQSRQVLVRPDGKISLPYINDIKAKNKTCAELSQTVEKKYRKFVKNISITVAMLKAHSNRVYIMGEIEQASFYQLSGPRTLTQLIAEAGGFSSQANTHQIVLIRRGKDGKPTARLIDMDNIIGRGDMTSDPFIRQYDIIFVPKTKLSQAALVMDSIMNLIPVHFSASYSLGGEQIE